The following coding sequences are from one Carassius auratus strain Wakin chromosome 15, ASM336829v1, whole genome shotgun sequence window:
- the LOC113114980 gene encoding SH3 domain-binding protein 5-like: MDPAVSRESPAGSGAPSAEERGGNQPEEVTEDSREADGESEETEVEGKDSERSKSQDEDSIHEKLTEEELDPRIQEELERLNEASVEINKMELELQEVRSSHRRIMNESVLKLKAKSSELGSCIEKARPYYEARRKAKEAQQETQKAALSFERAVSMHSAAREMVHVAEQGLTAVKTLDPTWQEMLNHATSKVNEAEEERMKSEREHMRVTQLCQEAEARVQELQKSLKRSIVKSKSYFELKVQFNDILEEHKSKILLLEERISQAKLNYSSTLRHLEQISEEIHAQREQVQPKDGPINTCGGRSPPVGAETVSSTGTEGGACGGYPRPNDWVDVKESMANAREWVETHKNSRWVDMGRADVTRAASDSLSIVSLQTIISDLQKCDSVDHLGRLSSDFSLSGEEGERDGLENDNKRVRHKTTEISEEFLKQHIRSVSL, translated from the exons ATGGATCCAGCGGTTTCGCGTGAAAGTCCTGCGGGGTCAGGAGCACCTTCAGCggaggagagaggaggaaatCAGCCGGAGGAGGTGACGGAGGATAGCAGAGAAGCTGATGGGGAATCAGAGGAGACCGAGGTGGAAGGTAAAGACTCGGAGAGATCTAAAAGTCAAGATGAAGACTCAATTCATGAAAAACTCACCGAGGAGGAATTAGATCCAAGAATCCAG GAGGAACTGGAGCGTCTGAATGAGGCCAGTGTGGAGATCAACAAAATGGAACTGGAACTGCAA GAGGTTCGGTCCAGTCATAGGAGGATAATGAATGAATCTGTGCTTAAACTCAAGGCGAAAAGTTCAGAACTGGGGTCCTGCATCGAGAAGGCCAGGCCATATTACGAGGCACGAAGAAAAGCAAAAGAG GCCCAGCAGGAGACCCAGAAAGCTGCACTCAGCTTTGAGAGAGCCGTGTCCATGCACTCGGCTGCTCGAGAGATGGTCCACGTGGCTGAACAGGGCCTCACTGCAGTCAAGACACTGGATCCAACCTGGCAAGAGATGTTGAATCACGCTACCTCAAAG GTGAACGAGGCGGAGGAGGAGCGCATGAAGAGCGAACGGGAGCACATGCGTGTCACCCAGCTGTGTCAGGAGGCCGAAGCCCGCGTGCAGGAGCTGCAGAAATCACTGAAGAGATCCATCGTCAAGTCCAAGTCTTATTTTGAGCTCAAAGTTCAGTTCAATGACATTCTAGAG GAGCACAAGTCAAAAATTTTACTGTTAGAGGAGCGTATTTCCCAAGCCAAGTTAAACTACTCCAGCACCCTGCGCCACCTGGAGCAAATCAGTGAGGAGATTCATGCCCAGAGAGAGCAGGTCCAACCAAAGGATGGACCAATCAATACGTGCGGTGGGCGGAGCCCTCCTGTAGGAGCAGAGACAGTCAGCAGCACAGGCACTGAAGGCGGAGCCTGCGGAGGTTACCCGAGACCAAACGATTGGGTGGATGTAAAAGAGAGCATGGCTAATGCCAGAGAGTGGGTGGAGACACATAAGAACTCCAGGTGGGTGGACATGGGAAGAGCAGACGTGACACGAGCTGCTTCTGACTCTCTCTCCATCGTCAGCCTCCAGACCATCATCTCTGATCTCCAAAAGTGTGATTCAGTCGATCACCTGGGCCGCCTCAGCAGTGACTTCAGTCTCTCAGGGGAAGAAGGGGAGAGAGATGGGCTGGAGAATGACAACAAGCGAGTGAGGCACAAAACCACAGAGATTTCAGAGGAGTTCCTCAAACAACACATAAGAAGTGTCAGTTTATGA
- the rnf183 gene encoding E3 ubiquitin-protein ligase RNF183, with amino-acid sequence MMSDGKEKPHGSKKGPNVKPKLDSKGSFNLGASAQRQRQKSLRRSRSNEAENRRRESSRGREQGKKEGGKHQRGRSEEGRRQDRDPESGHHKTEQPRDDLQDTECIVCFCSFDNVFKAPKLLSCGHTFCLECLARINVNSEEIKTLSCPICRELTEIRHGRDLPQLGNNEDIFRKLPAEMQRALSVRFKRSKGKLILKNPPPNSSVRTSLNLPVLKKKEEQAGGNPLGVMEEGLGQATMIDVGRPPSRMRGRMRRIMYSNQCYYAVVAAIITITVALMLVGIFTFVVMPFMNSRPIRPLQNQTSPDTTP; translated from the coding sequence ATGATGAGTGATGGCAAAGAGAAACCCCATGGCAGCAAAAAAGGGCCCAACGTCAAGCCGAAGCTTGACAGCAAGGGCAGCTTCAACCTGGGAGCTTCAGCGCAAAGACAGAGACAGAAGTCTCTTAGGAGAAGTCGCAGCAATGAAGCAGAAAACCGGCGTCGAGAAAGTAGCCGAGGTAGAGAACAGGGCAAGAAAGAGGGAGGAAAGCATCAACGGGGTCGCAGCGAGGAGGGAAGGAGGCAAGACCGCGACCCTGAGTCTGGACACCACAAGACCGAGCAACCCAGAGATGACCTGCAGGACACAGAGTGCATTGTGTGCTTCTGCAGCTTCGACAACGTCTTCAAAGCTCCAAAGTTACTTTCCTGCGGACACACGTTCTGCTTGGAATGCCTGGCGCGCATCAACGTGAATTCTGAAGAGATCAAGACGTTGTCTTGTCCGATCTGTCGGGAGCTGACGGAAATCCGACACGGCCGAGATCTACCACAGTTGGGAAATAACGAAGACATCTTCCGCAAACTTCCGGCTGAGATGCAGCGGGCGCTTTCGGTGCGATTTAAACGCAGCAAGGGCAAACTCATTCTCAAGAATCCTCCACCAAACAGCTCTGTTAGGACCTCCTTAAATTTGCCGGTGTTGAAGAAGAAAGAGGAGCAGGCCGGCGGTAACCCGCTTGGAGTCATGGAGGAAGGTCTCGGCCAGGCAACTATGATCGATGTGGGAAGGCCGCCAAGCAGGATGAGGGGTCGCATGAGAAGGATAATGTATTCCAATCAGTGCTATTATGCCGTTGTTGCAGCCATCATCACAATCACTGTGGCGTTAATGCTGGTGGGAATCTTCACCTTTGTGGTGATGCCCTTTATGAATAGCAGACCAATTAGACCATTACAGAACCAAACTTCTCCAGATACTACGCCTTGA
- the LOC113114979 gene encoding alpha-1,3-mannosyl-glycoprotein 2-beta-N-acetylglucosaminyltransferase-like, with translation MLRKRSPLIICGAFIFVAWNFILIFVLMRRPSTQVALDSPDEPGNLGDGAGEGQFGNIMNEVVRVANEFEAELESQKKILLQIQNHWAVWENKGGVTAAKPKSQAEHSAPVVIPILVIACNRVTVKRCIDKLIEHRPSAELYPIIVSQDCGHAETSDVIASYGSQLTHIKQPDLSDISVPPQHKKFQGYYKISRHYRWALNQVFNTFSYSSVVVVEDDLEVAPDFFEYFRALHPVLKSDPTLWCVSAWNDNGREGFVDPGKASLLYRTDFFPGLGWMLIKDLWAEIEPKWPASFWDDWMRHPDQRRGRSCIRPEISRTLTFGRKGVSLGQFYDKYLRFIKLNSEFVPFTKMDLSYLEKKKYDESFEKEVYDAQVVTMEDLQSGKLSGSGPYRVQYSSPASFKTMARNLGVMEDLKSGVPRAGYRGVVSFLSRGKRVYLAPPAGWSQYDPSWS, from the exons ATGCTACGCAAGAGAAGTCCTCTTATCATTTGTGGTGCTTTCATATTTGTAGCCTGGaactttattcttatttttgtcCTCATGAGACGCCCTTCCACCCAAGTGGCTCTTGACAGCCCAGATGAACCTGGTAACTTGGGAGACGGAGCAGGAGAAGGCCAGTTTGGAAATATTATGAACGAGGTGGTGCGTGTAGCTAATGAATTTGAAGCTGAACTTGAATCGCAGAAGAAGATCCTATTGCAAATCCAGAACCACTGGGCGGTTTGGGAGAACAAAGGCGGTGTGACAGCTGCTAAGCCAAAATCACAAGCCGAGCATTCAGCTCCAGTGGTCATCCCTATTTTGGTCATTGCCTGTAATCGTGTGACGGTGAAACGCTGCATTGACAAGCTCATTGAGCACAGACCTTCGGCTGAACTTTATCCAATCATAGTGAGCCAGGACTGTGGACATGCTGAAACATCTGATGTGATCGCCTCGTACGGCAGTCAGCTGACCCATATCAAACAGCCGGATCTCTCTGATATATCAGTACCTCCACAGCATAAGAAGTTCCAAGGTTACTACAAAATCTCCCGGCATTACCGGTGGGCGCTCAACCAGGTTTTCAACACCTTTTCATACTCCTCGGTTGTTGTTGTGGAGGATGATTTGGAG GTGGCTCCTGATTTTTTTGAGTACTTCAGAGCACTTCATCCAGTTTTAAAATCAGACCCGACCCTGTGGTGTGTGTCTGCCTGGAATGACAATGGCAGGGAAGGATTTGTGGACCCTGGAAAAGCGAGCCTGTTGTACAGGACAGATTTCTTCCCAGGCTTGGGCTGGATGCTCATAAAGGACCTCTGGGCAGAGATTGAGCCAAAGTGGCCAGCCTCATTTTGGGACGACTGGATGCGCCACCCCGATCAACGCAGAGGCAGGTCCTGCATCAGACCCGAAATTTCCAGAACTTTAACATTTGGTCGGAAGGGTGTTAGTTTGGGGCAATTTTACGACAAGTACCTACGCTTTATCAAGCTGAATTCCGAATTTGTGCCTTTTACGAAAATGGACCTTTCTTATTTAGAAAAGAAGAAATATGATGAGAGCTTTGAGAAGGAGGTTTACGATGCTCAAGTTGTCACCATGGAGGATTTGCAAAGTGGGAAACTGTCTGGGTCTGGTCCGTATCGGGTTCAGTATTCCAGTCCAGCCAGTTTTAAAACAATGGCTCGCAATCTCGGTGTGATGGAAGACCTGAAGTCAGGAGTCCCACGAGCAGGGTATAGAGGTGTAGTTAGTTTCCTTTCACGTGGAAAGAGGGTCTatttagcgccacctgctggttgGAGTCAGTATGATCCGAGCTGGAGTTGA